In a genomic window of Gossypium arboreum isolate Shixiya-1 chromosome 7, ASM2569848v2, whole genome shotgun sequence:
- the LOC108458980 gene encoding SNF1-related protein kinase catalytic subunit alpha KIN10-like, translated as MDGSGGRGGSGVDNVLPNYKLGKTLGIGSFGKVKIAEHILTGHKVAIKILNRRKIKNMEMEEKVRREIKILRLFMHPHIIRLYEVIETATDIFVVMEYVKSGELFDYIVEKGRLQEDEARNFFQQIISGVEYCHRNMVVHRDLKPENLLLDSKCNVKIADFGLSNIMRDGHFLKTSCGSPNYAAPEVISGKLYAGPEVDVWSCGVILYALLCGTLPFDDENIPNLFKKIKGGIYTLPSHLSPGARDLIPRMLVVDPMKRMTIPEIRQHPWFQAHLPRYLAVPPPDSMQQAKKIDEEILQEVIRMGFDRNHLVESLRNRIQNEGTVAYYLLLDNLFRVSSGYLGAEFQETMESGFNRIHPNEPTVPAVGHRLTGYADYQTMGLRGLERKWALGLQSRAHPREIMTEVLKAFQELNVYWKKIGHYNMKCRWLASIPGLNEGLVNNPVHNSHYELTIIENDGVSRAPNVVKFEVQLYKTREEKYLLDLQRVEGPQFLFLDLCAAFLAQLRVL; from the exons ATGGATGGATCGGGCGGAAGAGGAGGAAGTGGAGTGGATAATGTATTACCTAATTACAAGCTTGGAAAAACGCTTGGAATTGGTTCTTTTGGAAAGGTCAAAATTGCTGAGCACATTTTGACTGGTCACAAAGTTGCCATTAAGATTCTTAACCGAAGGAAGATTAAGAATATGGAGATGGAGGAAAAAG TTAGAAGAGAGATTAAAATTTTGAGATTGTTTATGCATCCTCACATCATTCGACTCTATGAGGTGATAGAGACAGCAACTGACATTTTTGTGGTTATGGAGTATGTGAAGTCTGGAGAACTCTTTGATtatattgtagagaaaggaagGTTGCAGGAGGACGAGGCTCGCAACTTTTTCCAGCAG ATAATTTCTGGGGTGGAGTACTGCCACAGAAACATGGTGGTTCATAGAGACCTTAAGCCTGAAAATTTACTTCTGGATTCCAAATGCAATGTGAAGATTGCTGATTTTGGCTTGAGCAACATAATGAGAGATGGTCATTTTCTGAAGACAAGTTGTGGAAGCCCAAACTATGCTGCCCCAGAG GTTATCTCTGGGAAACTGTATGCTGGACCTGAAGTGGATGTATGGAGCTGTGGTGTTATATTGTATGCCCTTCTTTGCGGCACTCTTCCTTTTGATGATGAAAACATTCCCAACCTCTTTAAGAAAATAAAG GGTGGCATATATACTCTTCCAAGCCATTTATCTCCTGGTGCTAGAGATTTAATCCCACGGATGCTTGTAGTTGATCCAATGAAGAGAATGACCATTCCTGAGATTCGCCAGCACCCATGGTTTCAAGCGCATCTTCCAAGATATTTAGCTGTCCCCCCACCAGATTCAATGCAACAAGCAAAAAAG ATTGATGAGGAGATCCTTCAGGAAGTGATTAGGATGGGATTCGACCGGAACCATTTGGTCGAATCTCTTCGGAACAGAATTCAAAATGAG GGAACTGTTGCTTACTACTTACTATTGGACAATCTGTTCCGGGTCTCCAGTGGCTATCTTGGAGCTGAGTTTCAAGAAACTATG GAATCTGGCTTCAATCGCATCCATCCAAATGAACCTACAGTTCCAGCTGTTGGACACCGCCTTACAGGATATGCTGATTATCAAACAATGGGTTTAAGGGGCCTTGAAAGAAAGTGGGCTCTTGGACTTCAG TCTCGTGCCCACCCTCGTGAAATCATGACAGAAGTTCTCAAAGCCTTTCAAGAACTCAATGTGTATTGGAAGAAAATTGGTCATTACAACATGAAGTGTAGGTGGCTTGCTAGCATTCCTGGCCTTAATGAAGGCTTGGTTAACAATCCCGTGCACAACAGTCACTATGAATTGACCATTATAGAAAATGATGGTGTTTCCAGGGCCCCAAATGTTGTCAAGTTTGAAGTGCAG CTTTATAAAACTCGCGAGGAAAAGTATTTGCTGGATCTTCAGAGGGTTGAGGGGCCACAGTTTCTCTTCTTGGACCTTTGCGCTGCTTTCCTCGCTCAGCTCCGTGTCCTCTAG